In the genome of Mycobacterium kansasii ATCC 12478, one region contains:
- the dop gene encoding pup deamidase/depupylase — MQRIIGTEVEYGISSPSDPTANPILTSTQAVLAYAAAAGIQRAKRTRWDYEVESPLRDARGFDLSRSAGPPPVVDADEVGAANMILTNGARLYVDHAHPEYSAPECTDPLDAVIWDKAGERVMEAAARHVASVPGAAKLQLYKNNVDGKGASYGAHENYLMSRQTPFSAIIAGLTPFLVSRQVVTGSGRVGIGPSGDEPGFQLSQRADYIEVEVGLETTLKRGIINTRDEPHADADRYRRLHVIIGDANLAETSTYLKLGATALVLDLIEEGVDLADLALARPVHAVHAISRDPTLRATVALVDGREMTGLALQRAYLDRVAKLVDSRDPDPRASDIVETWTHVLDLLERDPMECAELLDWPAKLRLLDGFRHRENLSWSAPRLHLVDLQYSDVRLDKGLYNRLVARGSMKRLVSEHQVLEAVDNPPTDTRAYFRGECLRRFGADIAAASWDSVIFDLGGDSLVRIPTLEPLRGSKAHVGALLESVDSAAELVEQLTS; from the coding sequence ATGCAACGGATTATCGGCACGGAGGTCGAGTACGGCATCTCATCGCCGTCGGACCCGACCGCCAACCCGATTCTCACCTCGACGCAGGCGGTGCTGGCCTATGCCGCTGCCGCGGGTATTCAGCGCGCCAAACGCACCCGCTGGGACTACGAGGTGGAATCGCCGCTGCGGGACGCCCGGGGCTTCGACTTGAGCCGCTCGGCCGGGCCACCGCCCGTGGTCGACGCGGACGAGGTGGGGGCGGCCAACATGATTTTGACGAACGGCGCGCGCCTCTACGTCGACCACGCGCACCCCGAATACTCCGCACCCGAGTGCACCGACCCGCTCGACGCGGTGATCTGGGACAAGGCCGGTGAACGGGTGATGGAGGCGGCCGCGCGGCACGTCGCCAGCGTCCCCGGCGCCGCGAAACTGCAGCTCTACAAGAACAACGTCGACGGCAAAGGCGCGTCCTACGGGGCGCACGAGAACTATCTGATGTCTCGCCAGACGCCGTTCTCGGCGATTATCGCCGGGCTCACCCCGTTTCTGGTGTCGCGACAAGTGGTGACCGGCTCCGGCCGCGTCGGCATCGGGCCTTCCGGCGACGAGCCGGGATTCCAGCTGTCGCAGCGCGCCGACTACATCGAGGTCGAGGTCGGACTGGAGACGACGCTGAAACGCGGCATCATCAACACCCGCGACGAACCGCACGCCGACGCCGACCGGTACCGCCGGCTGCACGTCATCATCGGCGATGCCAACCTTGCCGAAACATCGACCTACCTCAAGCTGGGCGCTACGGCGCTGGTGCTCGACCTCATCGAAGAAGGGGTTGACCTGGCTGATTTGGCGCTGGCCCGGCCGGTACATGCGGTCCATGCAATCAGCCGTGATCCCACCCTGCGGGCCACAGTGGCCCTGGTAGACGGCCGCGAAATGACCGGTCTAGCGCTGCAACGGGCGTATCTGGACCGGGTGGCCAAGCTGGTCGACAGCCGCGACCCCGACCCGCGGGCGTCCGACATCGTGGAAACCTGGACGCACGTGCTCGACCTGCTCGAGCGCGACCCGATGGAATGCGCAGAGCTGCTGGACTGGCCGGCCAAGCTGCGGCTGCTCGACGGATTCCGGCACCGGGAGAATCTGAGCTGGTCGGCGCCCCGATTGCATCTGGTTGACCTGCAGTATTCCGATGTCCGCCTGGACAAGGGCCTGTACAACCGGTTGGTAGCCCGCGGTTCCATGAAACGGCTGGTCAGCGAACACCAGGTGCTCGAGGCGGTGGACAACCCGCCCACCGACACCCGGGCGTACTTCCGCGGCGAATGTCTGCGCAGGTTCGGCGCCGATATCGCCGCCGCCAGCTGGGACTCGGTCATTTTCGATTTGGGCGGTGACTCGCTGGTGCGGATACCCACGCTCGAGCCGCTGCGGGGCAGCAAAGCCCACGTCGGCGCGCTGCTGGAGTCCGTGGACAGCGCCGCCGAACTGGTGGAACAACTCACCAGCTGA
- a CDS encoding FAD-containing oxidoreductase: protein MTQRFDSIIVGAGQAGPSLASRLTGAGQRVAVVERKLIGGTCVNNGCIPTKTLVASAHAAHVARRAAEYGVGTGSVSVDMAKVKARKDGVMLNDRKAVEDWLEGMDGCTVVRGHARFEDPHTLRVGDQLLQADQIFLNVGGRAVAPNIPGLSDVDYLTNVSILELDTLPQHLVIVGGSYIALEFAQMYRRFGAQVTVVERGPRLASREDEDVSASIREILEAEGIDVVVNADDVRLAKRDNGFGGFELTPSVGAPAIAGSHLLLAVGRRPNTDDLGLEAAGVQTDARGYVVVDDQLKTTVDHIWALGDCNGKGAFTHTSFNDYEIVAANLLDGDPRRVSDRILTYALYIDPPLGRAGMTVAQVRASGRKALVGKRPMTKVGRAVEKGETQGFMKIVVDADTHEILGAAILGVGGDEVIHAILDVMSARAPYTTLSRTMHIHPTVSELVPTMLQEMEPLD, encoded by the coding sequence ATGACACAGCGGTTCGACTCGATCATCGTCGGCGCCGGCCAGGCCGGGCCTTCGCTGGCGAGCCGCCTGACCGGCGCTGGTCAGCGGGTCGCCGTTGTGGAGCGCAAGCTGATCGGCGGTACCTGCGTCAACAACGGCTGCATTCCGACCAAGACGCTGGTGGCCAGCGCCCACGCGGCCCATGTGGCCCGCCGCGCTGCCGAATACGGCGTCGGCACCGGATCGGTCAGCGTGGACATGGCGAAAGTGAAGGCCCGCAAAGACGGCGTCATGCTCAATGATCGCAAGGCCGTCGAGGACTGGCTGGAAGGCATGGATGGCTGCACCGTGGTGCGCGGCCACGCCCGATTCGAGGATCCACACACGCTGCGAGTCGGCGATCAGCTGCTGCAAGCCGACCAGATCTTCCTCAACGTCGGGGGCCGCGCCGTCGCGCCCAACATTCCCGGGCTTTCCGACGTCGATTACCTCACCAACGTCTCCATCCTCGAACTCGACACGCTGCCGCAGCATCTCGTGATCGTCGGCGGCAGCTACATCGCGCTGGAGTTCGCCCAGATGTATCGCCGCTTCGGAGCCCAGGTCACCGTCGTGGAGCGCGGCCCACGGCTGGCGTCCCGCGAGGACGAGGATGTCTCGGCGAGTATCAGGGAGATCCTCGAAGCCGAAGGGATCGATGTCGTCGTCAATGCCGACGATGTGCGACTTGCCAAGCGGGACAATGGTTTCGGGGGCTTCGAGCTGACTCCCAGCGTCGGTGCGCCCGCCATTGCGGGCAGCCATCTGCTGCTGGCGGTGGGACGCCGACCCAACACCGACGACTTGGGTCTGGAGGCGGCCGGTGTGCAGACCGACGCCCGCGGCTACGTCGTGGTCGATGACCAGCTCAAGACCACCGTCGACCACATCTGGGCGCTGGGCGACTGTAACGGCAAGGGCGCCTTCACCCATACGTCGTTCAACGACTACGAGATCGTCGCCGCCAACTTGCTCGACGGGGATCCGCGTCGGGTGAGCGACCGCATTCTCACCTACGCCCTCTATATCGACCCGCCGCTGGGGCGCGCCGGGATGACCGTCGCTCAGGTTCGTGCGTCAGGTCGCAAGGCGCTGGTCGGCAAGCGACCGATGACCAAAGTCGGCAGAGCCGTGGAAAAGGGTGAGACGCAAGGGTTTATGAAGATCGTGGTCGACGCGGACACTCACGAGATCCTCGGTGCGGCCATCCTCGGCGTCGGGGGAGACGAGGTCATCCACGCCATTTTGGATGTCATGTCGGCAAGAGCGCCCTACACCACGCTGTCGCGCACCATGCACATCCACCCCACGGTCAGCGAGCTCGTTCCCACGATGCTGCAGGAGATGGAGCCACTGGACTAG
- a CDS encoding DUF503 domain-containing protein, producing the protein MWIGWLEFDVLLGDVRSLKQKRSVVRPVVAELQRKFSVSAAETGSRDRYRRAGIGVATVSGDRSHAVDVLDAAERLVAAHPEFELLSVRRGLHRSDD; encoded by the coding sequence ATGTGGATCGGCTGGCTCGAATTCGACGTGCTGCTGGGCGACGTGCGGTCGCTGAAACAAAAGCGGTCGGTGGTTCGTCCCGTTGTCGCCGAACTGCAGCGCAAGTTCAGCGTGTCGGCCGCCGAGACCGGCTCGCGAGATCGCTACCGTCGCGCCGGCATCGGAGTGGCCACGGTTTCAGGCGACCGCAGTCACGCCGTCGACGTCCTCGACGCGGCCGAACGGCTGGTCGCCGCACACCCCGAGTTCGAGTTGCTGTCGGTGCGCCGAGGCCTGCACCGCAGTGACGATTAG
- the prcB gene encoding proteasome subunit beta — MTWPLPDRLSPKSALSGSAVDLSSFADFLRRQAPELLPAGVGGGAQPSDQLPHGTTIVALKYPGGVVIAGDRRSTQGNMIAGRDVKKVYITDDYTATGIAGTAAVAVEFARLYAVELEHYEKLEGVPLTFAGKVNRLAIMVRGNLAAAMQGLIALPLLAGYDIHAADPQTAGRIVSFDAAGGWNIEEEGYQSVGSGSLFAKSSMKKLYSQVTDGDSALRVAVEALYDAADDDSATGGPDLVRGIYPTAVAIDADGAVDIPESRIAELARDVIGSRSRADTFGPDGGEK, encoded by the coding sequence GTGACCTGGCCGTTGCCTGATCGCTTGTCCCCTAAATCGGCACTTTCCGGATCCGCTGTAGACCTCTCATCGTTTGCTGACTTCCTGCGTCGCCAGGCGCCGGAGTTGTTGCCGGCCGGCGTGGGCGGCGGCGCGCAGCCAAGCGACCAGTTGCCGCACGGCACCACCATCGTCGCCTTGAAATACCCCGGCGGCGTCGTCATCGCCGGAGACCGGCGCTCCACCCAGGGCAACATGATCGCCGGGCGCGACGTGAAAAAGGTGTACATCACCGATGACTACACCGCCACCGGTATCGCCGGCACCGCGGCGGTCGCCGTCGAATTCGCCCGCCTGTACGCCGTCGAACTCGAGCACTACGAGAAGTTGGAAGGGGTGCCGCTGACGTTCGCCGGCAAGGTCAACCGGCTCGCGATCATGGTGCGCGGCAACCTGGCGGCGGCCATGCAGGGGCTTATTGCGCTGCCGTTGCTGGCGGGCTACGACATTCATGCCGCCGACCCGCAGACCGCGGGGCGCATCGTCTCGTTCGACGCCGCTGGCGGCTGGAACATCGAAGAAGAGGGTTACCAGTCGGTGGGCTCGGGATCGCTCTTCGCCAAGTCGTCGATGAAGAAGCTGTATTCGCAAGTCACTGACGGCGATTCGGCGTTACGGGTGGCTGTGGAGGCGCTCTACGACGCAGCCGACGACGACTCGGCCACCGGCGGCCCGGACCTGGTCCGCGGAATTTATCCCACGGCAGTCGCCATCGACGCCGACGGGGCGGTCGACATCCCGGAGAGCCGTATCGCCGAGCTGGCTCGCGACGTCATCGGAAGCCGTTCGCGCGCTGACACTTTCGGGCCAGACGGCGGTGAAAAGTGA
- a CDS encoding DUF2314 domain-containing protein — protein sequence MNPDPFQHAQSGADLIPAGPLQAEQISYAFAIYYLPKPSADPFATLDALLAREFREFHHADCLSGDETEPTVNAWITADPQHDCPPPSPDIVQLFGRGVSLQQTAALQATEAALVLNFVYPKGQALSRLRTALRLTGELASGTGGLIWDNETREVFTPAAWIEMRIDQWNGPTPDISDHTVIHAYQPDGHVRLVTLGMAKFGLPDVVVNQLPRSVSQQVGDLVSAFCQAITDGPVVERRGEFDLDVRRIGSAGTGTAPLTLKVGTPEAGDPDNRILELTFDRGTGEDVHTRRHAVLAAAFGSGSPVVPTMHDDALNAASEQARSKLPALRALFNDGLAPGEFLQLKAPFEGAGGIREWMWVEVASWTDDAITGFLVNEPASSLGLHAGQTVEVAESTVFDYMHKRRDGVIDGNETERLIRSQLN from the coding sequence GTGAATCCCGACCCATTTCAGCACGCGCAGTCCGGCGCTGACTTGATTCCCGCGGGACCGCTTCAAGCCGAACAGATCAGCTATGCGTTCGCGATCTACTACCTACCGAAGCCGTCGGCGGACCCGTTCGCCACCTTGGATGCGCTGCTGGCCAGGGAATTCAGGGAATTCCACCACGCCGATTGTCTCAGCGGAGACGAAACAGAGCCCACGGTGAACGCCTGGATCACCGCCGATCCGCAGCACGACTGTCCGCCCCCGAGCCCCGATATTGTCCAACTGTTCGGTCGTGGAGTAAGCCTGCAGCAGACGGCGGCGCTGCAAGCCACCGAAGCCGCGCTGGTCCTCAACTTCGTCTATCCGAAGGGCCAAGCCCTGAGCCGCCTGCGTACGGCGCTGCGGTTAACCGGTGAACTGGCCTCCGGCACCGGCGGCCTTATTTGGGACAACGAGACGCGGGAAGTCTTCACCCCGGCCGCATGGATCGAAATGCGCATCGACCAATGGAACGGTCCGACGCCGGATATCAGCGACCACACGGTCATTCACGCCTACCAGCCCGACGGCCATGTGCGGCTGGTCACGCTTGGCATGGCGAAATTCGGGCTGCCCGACGTCGTGGTGAACCAGCTGCCCCGGTCGGTCAGCCAACAGGTCGGGGATCTGGTCAGTGCGTTCTGTCAGGCGATCACCGACGGACCGGTCGTCGAACGTCGTGGAGAGTTCGATCTCGACGTCCGCCGCATCGGTTCCGCTGGCACCGGGACGGCGCCGCTCACCCTGAAAGTGGGGACGCCCGAAGCCGGTGATCCCGACAACCGGATCCTCGAACTCACTTTTGATCGCGGGACTGGCGAGGATGTTCACACTCGGCGCCACGCGGTGTTGGCCGCAGCATTCGGCTCCGGGTCACCGGTCGTTCCGACAATGCATGACGATGCACTCAACGCCGCCAGCGAACAGGCCAGAAGCAAGCTGCCGGCGCTACGCGCCCTGTTCAACGACGGGCTGGCACCAGGTGAATTCCTGCAACTGAAAGCCCCGTTCGAAGGTGCGGGTGGTATCCGGGAGTGGATGTGGGTGGAGGTCGCGAGCTGGACCGATGACGCGATCACCGGGTTCCTCGTCAACGAGCCGGCCAGCAGCCTGGGCCTGCACGCGGGCCAGACCGTCGAGGTCGCCGAATCGACGGTCTTCGACTACATGCACAAGCGGCGCGACGGCGTCATCGACGGCAACGAGACCGAGAGACTGATCCGCAGCCAGCTCAATTAG
- the prcA gene encoding proteasome subunit alpha encodes MSFPYFISPEQAMRERSELARKGIARGKSVVALAYSGGVLFVAENPSRSLQKISELYDRVGFAAAGKFNEFDNLRRGGIQFADTRGYAYDRRDVTGRQLANVYAQTLGTIFTEQAKPYEVELCVAEVAHYGETKPPELYRITYDGSIADEPHFVVMGGTTEPIATALKESYAENADLPDALRIAVEALRASSADTSGNGQPALGVANLEVAILDANRPRRAFRRITGAQLETLLQKATSGEAADSEESEEPKDSDKPEDSKADGESSE; translated from the coding sequence GTGAGCTTTCCGTATTTCATCTCGCCCGAGCAGGCGATGCGCGAGCGCAGCGAGCTCGCGCGCAAGGGCATCGCGCGCGGCAAAAGCGTGGTGGCGCTGGCCTACTCGGGCGGCGTGCTGTTCGTCGCGGAGAACCCGTCGCGGTCACTGCAGAAAATCAGCGAACTCTACGACCGGGTGGGCTTTGCCGCCGCCGGCAAGTTCAACGAATTCGACAATCTGCGCCGCGGCGGCATCCAGTTCGCCGACACCCGCGGCTACGCCTATGACCGTCGCGACGTCACCGGACGCCAGCTCGCCAATGTTTACGCCCAGACACTGGGCACCATCTTCACCGAGCAGGCCAAACCCTATGAAGTCGAGCTGTGTGTGGCCGAGGTCGCCCATTACGGCGAGACCAAGCCACCCGAGCTCTACCGGATCACCTACGACGGGTCGATCGCCGACGAGCCGCATTTCGTGGTGATGGGTGGCACCACCGAGCCGATCGCCACCGCGCTCAAGGAGTCCTACGCCGAGAACGCCGATCTGCCCGACGCGCTGCGGATTGCGGTGGAGGCGCTGCGGGCGAGCAGCGCCGACACTTCGGGAAACGGTCAGCCCGCCCTCGGGGTGGCCAACTTGGAAGTCGCCATTCTCGACGCCAATCGGCCACGGCGGGCGTTTCGTCGCATCACCGGGGCTCAGCTGGAAACACTGCTGCAGAAGGCGACTTCCGGGGAAGCCGCAGACTCCGAAGAGTCCGAGGAGCCCAAGGACTCCGACAAGCCCGAAGACTCGAAAGCCGACGGCGAATCGTCAGAGTAG
- the trmI gene encoding tRNA (adenine(58)-N(1))-methyltransferase TrmI yields the protein MSATGPFAAGERVQLTDAKGRHYTMVLTPGNEFHTHRGSIAHDAVIGLQQGSVVKSSNGAPFLVLRPLLVDYVMSMPRGPQVIYPKDAAQIVHEGDIFPGARVLEAGAGSGALTLSLLRAVGPEGRVISYEQRADHAEHACRNVTNFYGAAPQNWRLIVGDVADSDLPDGSVDRAVLDMLAPWEVLDSVSRLVSAGGVLVIYVATVTQLSTVVEALRAQQRWTEPRSWETLQRGWNVVGLAVRPQHAMRGHTAFLVTARRLAPGAVAPAPLGRKRPGRDG from the coding sequence GTGTCAGCAACCGGTCCCTTCGCCGCTGGCGAACGCGTGCAGCTGACCGACGCGAAGGGCCGCCACTACACGATGGTGCTCACCCCGGGCAACGAGTTCCACACCCACCGAGGTTCGATCGCCCACGATGCGGTGATCGGGCTCCAGCAGGGCAGCGTGGTCAAATCCAGTAACGGTGCGCCGTTTCTGGTGCTGCGCCCGTTGCTGGTCGACTACGTGATGTCAATGCCGCGTGGGCCACAGGTGATCTACCCGAAAGATGCCGCTCAGATCGTGCATGAGGGCGACATCTTTCCGGGCGCCCGGGTGCTTGAAGCCGGAGCCGGGTCCGGCGCGCTGACCCTGTCGCTGTTGCGGGCGGTCGGGCCCGAGGGCCGGGTGATCTCCTACGAGCAGCGCGCCGACCATGCCGAGCATGCCTGTCGCAACGTGACGAACTTCTATGGTGCGGCTCCGCAGAACTGGCGGCTGATCGTGGGCGACGTCGCCGACTCCGACCTGCCCGACGGCTCGGTCGACCGGGCCGTGCTGGACATGCTGGCTCCCTGGGAAGTTCTGGACTCGGTGTCGCGGCTGGTGTCGGCGGGCGGGGTGCTGGTGATCTACGTCGCCACCGTCACCCAACTTTCGACGGTCGTGGAGGCGCTGCGGGCCCAACAACGTTGGACCGAGCCACGATCGTGGGAGACGTTGCAGCGCGGCTGGAATGTCGTCGGGCTGGCCGTGCGGCCGCAGCATGCGATGCGCGGCCACACCGCATTCCTGGTGACCGCACGCCGGCTGGCGCCCGGAGCCGTCGCTCCCGCGCCGCTTGGTCGCAAGCGCCCCGGGCGTGACGGTTAG
- a CDS encoding ubiquitin-like protein Pup — MAQEQTKRGGGGGDDDDFAGSTAAGQERREKLAEETDDLLDEIDDVLEENAEDFVRAYVQKGGQ; from the coding sequence ATGGCTCAGGAGCAGACCAAACGCGGCGGTGGCGGCGGAGACGACGACGACTTCGCCGGCAGCACTGCCGCGGGCCAGGAGCGTCGCGAAAAGCTCGCCGAGGAAACCGACGATCTGCTCGATGAGATTGACGACGTGCTCGAGGAGAACGCCGAAGACTTCGTCCGCGCGTACGTCCAAAAGGGCGGACAGTGA
- a CDS encoding thioesterase family protein, translated as MNGCFYRRLGDDGDYQVFDSTDYTRSNWNPEIQHGSPPLALLTKLIEELSAGSSLRIGRLNLDILGAIPVAPVRARAWVERPGSRVCLMVAELHADREGGPARAVARVTAWLLAVGDTADVESARYPAVVEGPAEPLPAVFADAGGYFDAISWRPQQSAGHSGAVSWFTPIAHIVDTDPTTALQRLAVVVDCANGVGAVLDPNQFVFMNTDTVVHLHRLPTGDDFALRARASVGPDGVGVTTAEVYDKAGFIGTSAQTLLVQRRARS; from the coding sequence ATGAACGGTTGCTTCTACCGTCGGCTCGGCGACGACGGTGACTATCAGGTCTTTGACTCCACCGATTACACGCGAAGCAACTGGAATCCCGAAATCCAGCATGGCTCACCGCCGTTAGCCCTGCTGACCAAGCTTATCGAAGAGCTGTCGGCGGGCTCGAGCCTGCGGATCGGCAGGCTCAACCTCGACATCCTCGGGGCGATCCCGGTGGCCCCGGTGCGAGCCAGGGCCTGGGTGGAACGCCCGGGGTCGCGGGTCTGCTTGATGGTCGCCGAACTGCACGCCGATCGCGAGGGCGGACCCGCGCGGGCGGTGGCCCGGGTGACGGCATGGCTGTTGGCGGTCGGTGACACCGCAGACGTCGAATCAGCGCGGTACCCGGCGGTGGTGGAAGGACCCGCCGAGCCCCTTCCGGCCGTCTTCGCCGACGCCGGCGGCTACTTCGATGCGATTAGCTGGCGCCCACAACAGTCCGCCGGCCATTCGGGCGCCGTGTCCTGGTTCACCCCGATCGCACACATCGTCGACACCGACCCCACCACGGCGCTGCAACGGCTTGCGGTCGTCGTGGACTGCGCCAACGGTGTCGGTGCGGTCCTGGATCCGAATCAGTTCGTGTTCATGAACACCGACACCGTGGTGCACCTGCATCGGCTTCCGACCGGCGACGATTTCGCGCTGCGGGCTCGGGCATCGGTCGGGCCGGACGGCGTGGGAGTCACCACCGCGGAGGTCTACGACAAGGCCGGTTTCATCGGCACCTCGGCCCAGACACTCCTCGTCCAACGCCGGGCGCGCAGCTAG
- the arc gene encoding proteasome ATPase — MAESERSEAFGTPRDMPLPSTDAAELEQLRREAALLREQLENALAHQSPSRPARDVHQLEARIDSLAARNSKLMETLKEARQQLLALREEVDRLGQPPSGYGVLLATHDDDTVDVFTSGRKMRLTCSPNIDAKSLKKGQTVRLNEALTVVEAGRFESVGEISTLREILADGHRALVVGHADEERIVWLAEPLVAEDLPDGIPSNDGALNDDTRPRKLRPGDSLLVDTKAGYAFERIPKAEVEDLVLEEVPDVSYEDIGGLTRQIEQIRDAVELPFLHKELYREYALRPPKGVLLYGPPGCGKTLIAKAVANSLAKKMAEVRGDDAREAKSYFLNIKGPELLNKFVGETERHIRLIFQRAREKASEGTPVIVFFDEMDSIFRTRGTGVSSDVETTVVPQLLSEIDGVEGLENVIVIGASNREDMIDPAILRPGRLDVKIKIERPDAEAAQDIFSKYLTEALPLHAEDLAEFGDDRTVCIKAMIEKVVERMYAEIDDNRFLEVTYANGDKEVMYFKDFNSGAMIQNVVDRAKKNAIKSVLETGQPGLRIQHLLDSIVDEFAENEDLPNTTNPDDWARISGKKGERIVYIRTLVTGKSSSASRAIDTESNLGQYL, encoded by the coding sequence ATGGCTGAATCAGAGCGTTCTGAAGCATTCGGAACACCCCGCGATATGCCCCTGCCCAGCACCGATGCTGCCGAACTGGAACAGCTGCGGCGTGAAGCCGCGCTCCTGCGCGAGCAACTGGAGAACGCGCTCGCACACCAGAGCCCGTCGCGACCCGCCCGCGATGTGCATCAGCTCGAAGCTCGTATCGACTCCCTTGCCGCGCGCAATTCGAAATTAATGGAAACTCTTAAAGAAGCCCGTCAGCAATTGCTGGCGCTGCGTGAGGAGGTCGACCGGCTGGGGCAGCCGCCCAGCGGTTACGGCGTGCTGCTGGCCACCCACGACGACGACACCGTCGACGTCTTCACATCGGGCCGCAAGATGCGCCTGACATGCTCTCCGAACATCGACGCCAAGTCCCTCAAGAAGGGCCAAACGGTCCGGCTCAACGAGGCGTTGACCGTCGTCGAGGCCGGCAGGTTCGAATCGGTAGGCGAGATCTCCACGTTGCGTGAGATCCTCGCCGACGGTCACCGGGCTCTGGTGGTCGGCCACGCCGACGAGGAACGCATCGTGTGGCTGGCCGAACCGTTGGTCGCCGAGGACCTGCCCGACGGCATTCCCTCTAACGACGGGGCCCTCAACGACGACACCCGGCCGCGCAAGCTCCGCCCCGGCGACTCGCTGCTGGTCGATACCAAAGCCGGGTATGCCTTCGAGCGCATCCCCAAGGCCGAGGTCGAGGACCTGGTGCTGGAAGAGGTCCCGGACGTCAGTTACGAGGACATCGGTGGCCTGACTCGCCAGATCGAGCAGATCCGCGATGCGGTGGAACTGCCCTTCTTGCACAAGGAGTTGTACCGCGAGTACGCGCTGCGCCCGCCCAAGGGTGTGTTGCTGTATGGCCCGCCCGGCTGCGGTAAGACCCTGATCGCCAAGGCGGTGGCCAACTCGCTGGCCAAGAAGATGGCCGAGGTTCGCGGCGACGACGCCCGCGAGGCCAAGTCGTACTTCCTCAACATCAAGGGCCCCGAGCTGCTGAACAAGTTCGTCGGCGAGACCGAACGCCACATCCGGCTGATCTTCCAGCGGGCCCGGGAGAAGGCCTCCGAAGGCACGCCGGTGATTGTGTTCTTCGATGAGATGGACTCGATCTTCCGCACCCGCGGTACCGGCGTTTCCTCTGATGTCGAGACGACGGTGGTTCCGCAGCTGCTCAGCGAGATCGACGGGGTGGAGGGTCTGGAGAACGTCATCGTGATCGGCGCCTCCAACCGCGAGGACATGATCGACCCGGCTATCCTGCGGCCCGGACGCCTGGACGTGAAGATCAAGATCGAGCGTCCGGATGCCGAAGCGGCGCAAGACATCTTCTCGAAGTACCTGACCGAGGCGCTGCCGCTGCACGCCGAAGACCTCGCCGAGTTCGGCGACGACCGCACCGTCTGCATCAAGGCGATGATCGAGAAAGTCGTCGAGCGGATGTACGCCGAGATCGACGACAACCGGTTCCTGGAGGTCACCTACGCCAACGGTGACAAGGAAGTCATGTACTTCAAGGACTTCAACTCCGGAGCGATGATCCAAAACGTCGTCGACCGGGCCAAGAAGAACGCGATCAAGTCGGTGCTCGAGACGGGCCAACCGGGGCTGCGGATCCAGCATCTGCTCGATTCGATCGTCGACGAGTTCGCCGAGAACGAGGACCTGCCCAACACCACCAACCCCGATGACTGGGCGCGGATTTCGGGCAAGAAGGGCGAGCGGATCGTCTACATCCGCACCCTGGTCACCGGCAAGTCGTCGAGCGCCAGCCGGGCTATCGACACCGAGTCGAACCTGGGCCAGTACCTGTAG
- a CDS encoding RecB family exonuclease — protein sequence MADQLIPEADLRIRPALSPSRATDFKQCPLLYRFRAIDRLPEAPSAPQLRGSVVHAALEQLYALPAVQRGPETARSLVEAAWEQVIAGEPALADELQPQALLDEARALLSGYYRLEDPTRFDPQCCEHRVEVELADGTLLRGYIDRIDVAATGELRVVDYKTGKAPPAARALAEFKALFQMKFYGVALFRSRGVLPTRLRLIYLADSQVLDYSPDRDELLRFEKTLMAIWRAIQSAGRSGDFRPNPSRLCDWCPHQAHCPAFGGTPPPYPGWPNYAGADTVVRPTEPAA from the coding sequence ATGGCCGACCAGCTGATACCCGAAGCGGACCTGCGCATCCGGCCGGCGCTGTCACCGTCGCGGGCGACCGATTTCAAGCAGTGCCCGCTGCTGTACCGGTTCCGGGCGATCGACCGGTTGCCCGAGGCACCGTCGGCGCCGCAGTTGCGCGGATCGGTGGTGCACGCCGCACTCGAGCAGCTCTATGCCCTGCCCGCGGTGCAGCGCGGCCCGGAGACCGCGCGGTCGCTCGTGGAGGCCGCCTGGGAGCAGGTGATCGCCGGTGAGCCCGCGCTGGCCGATGAACTGCAGCCACAAGCACTGCTCGACGAGGCGCGCGCCTTGCTGTCGGGGTATTACCGGCTGGAAGACCCGACGCGGTTCGACCCGCAGTGCTGCGAGCACCGTGTGGAGGTGGAGCTGGCCGACGGCACGCTGTTGCGCGGCTACATCGACCGGATCGACGTCGCCGCGACCGGCGAGTTGCGGGTGGTCGACTACAAGACGGGTAAGGCGCCGCCGGCCGCGCGGGCGCTGGCCGAGTTCAAAGCCTTGTTCCAAATGAAGTTCTACGGGGTGGCGCTGTTTCGGTCGCGTGGCGTGCTGCCCACCCGGTTGCGACTCATCTACCTGGCCGACAGCCAGGTGCTGGATTACTCGCCGGACCGTGACGAACTGCTGCGTTTCGAGAAGACGTTGATGGCGATCTGGCGTGCGATCCAATCCGCGGGCAGGTCAGGAGATTTCCGTCCGAATCCGTCGCGGCTGTGCGATTGGTGCCCGCACCAGGCGCATTGCCCGGCCTTCGGCGGGACGCCGCCGCCATACCCCGGGTGGCCCAATTACGCCGGCGCCGACACCGTTGTGCGCCCGACCGAACCGGCGGCATGA